Sequence from the Longimicrobium sp. genome:
TCGGTGGGCAGGATGCCGGGGCCGCCGGCGCCCGCCTGCGCGCCGCCGCCGTACGCCTGCGTCTCGCCGAAGTGGTCGTCCCAGAGCGCGCCGCCGAAGAAGCCTCCGCCCTGGCCGCCTCCCCCCGTTCCTCCTGGTTGCACCTGGGCCTCCTTTCGAATCCACACCAGCGTTCCCGCCAGCGGACCCTTCCCGCCCGCGGGCTCGGTGTGCAGCACGTCGTCGCTGGGCACGTCGACCCAGGAGCGCAGTTCGGGGTCGAGGTAGATCCGCGTGTGGTCCTCCCGCTCCGACGCGCCCGGGTAGCCGCTCAGCAGCGTGGTGCCGGGCGGGCTCGCCGGGTCGCCGACGATGCGGTCCGCGAAGCCGCCGTAGGTGCCTGCGCCTCCTCCGGCGCCGGCGTCGGCCTTCGCGCCCTCCTCGTAGTCGTCGGGCGTGGGCGGGGTCTCGGCGGAGGCGTCGTCGCGGGTGGTGCGCCGTCGCGCCATGGCTTCCTCCGGGATCGATGGACGGGGTGCCGCGCACCAGGCTTGAGGCGGCGCGCAGCGCATCCGGACGGGTACGGCCCTCCCCTCACGTGCGCCGCGGCTCCCCCGCAGAAGCGGGAGAGCTGCGGCGCCCTCGCCTCACCTGAAGACGGTGGGGCACGCGTAGGACGCGGTCGGGCCTTCGCAGCCCAGATAGGTCGGGCAGCGCAGCGACGGCGGGCAGCGCACGACGACCGACGGCGGGCACCAGGGAGTCGGCGGGCAGCGCGGCGTCCGCGGGCAGCGCACGACGGACGGCGGGCACCACGGGGTGACCGGCGGCGTCGGGCACGGCAGCCCGGCCGAGGGGCACCACTCGGTCGGCAGGATCCCCGGGCCGGTGCCGGCGCCGGAGCCGTAGTAGACGGTGTCCGTTCCGCCGCCCGAGCCGTAGTAGACCGTGTCGGTCCCCCCGCCCGAGCCGTAGTAGACGGTGTCCGTCCCACCGCCCGAGCCGTAGTAGACGGTGTCGGTTCCGCCGCCGGAGCCGTAGTAGACGGTGTCGGCCCCGCCGCCGGAGCCGTAGTAGACGGTGTCCGCCCCGCCGCCCGATCCGTAGTAGACGGTGTCCGTCCCGCCTCCCGAACCGTAGTAGACCGTGTCGGCCCCGCCACCCGATCCGTAGTAGACGGTGTCGGCCCCGCCGCCCGAGCCGTAGAAGACCGTGTCGCTGCCGCCGCCGGAGCCGTAGACGACGGTGTCGGCGCCGCCGCCCGAGCCCTGGACTCCCCGGAACTGCTCCTGGAACCCGCCCGGCGGGCAGAAGCGCGTGGGGCACGCGTCCACCGCCGACGCCGGACAGCGGATGACCGCCGACGGCGGGCAGCGGACGGCGATCGAGGGGATGCAGGGCCGCGCGACCGACGGGACGCAGGGCACGATCCCCGAGGGGCAGCGGACGAGCACCGAGGGGCCGCAGGGGCGCACCACCGACGGCCGCGGGCAGACGATCGCCGACGGGCCGCACGGGAACGCGAGGGATGCCGCGCCGGCTGCTCCGGCCGCGCCGAAGGCCACAGTGTCGGCGTTCACGGTGTCGCTCCCCATCCCCCCGCCCGCCGCCACCGTGTCGCTCCCCTCCACGCCGCGGCGCGCGGCCGGCGGGTTGACGCGAAGGCCCGGCGTGGGATTGACCACCGGCGTGAATCCCCAGATCTGCCAGCAGTTGGGCTTGGTCGGGCAGAACAGGCTGGGACAGCTCAACGAGCATTCCTCCGAGCGCGGGATCGCGAAGGCGCCGGGGGCGACGCCTCCGCGGGCCGCCACGGTGTCGCCCACGTTCTGGTCCCACACCGGCCCCTCGAAGAAGCCCGCGCGCTGGCGGGTGCCGCCGGCCGGGCCGTGCAGCGCCTGCGCGTCCGCGCGGATCCACACCAGCGTCCTGGCCAGCGGCCCCTCGCCCCCCGACGGCTCGGTGTGGAGGATGTCGTCGTTGGGGACGTCGGCGTAGCCGGAGAGCTCGGCGTCGAAGTAGATGCGGGTGTGTCCCTCCTCGTTCGACGCGCCCAGGTAGCCGCTCAGCAGCCGCGTGCGCGGCGGGTCGGCCGGGTCGCCCACCAGCCGGGCGACGAAGTCGTCGCCGGGGAGCACCGGTCCTGGGGAACCGCCACCCGCCTCGTCCTGGTCAGACATAGGGGCCTCCGGAATAGGGAGGGAGGGAAGGGGAAGGGCCGGCGGTGCGTGCGGCACCGCGGCCGCCGGTGGGTCCGCGGGAGTGGGGCGCATTTTCCGCCCGGCGCGCGCGCCGGGAGCGGGGGAGCCCGGGGCAATCCCCGTGCCCGCTTCCGCGCCGATGCGGCCTCTCCGCGGACGCGGGTGCCCCGGCGCGACTTGCGGCCTCCCCGGTAATCAGCCGTTTGCCGCGCGCGCCGGCGCCTGCGGGGCGCGCGAGGGACAAAGCGGGACACCGCTGCCGCGCCCGGCGCGCCCGCCGGCGGCCGCGGCGAGATCCGGAATTCCGGCCGCGGAGGAGCACGAAGGGGACGCACCGGGCCGCGCGCTCCCCGCGCGGAGCGCGTCGCGGGCCGACTCATCCGCCCGTCCTCCCGTCGGAGAAATTCCGGATTAATCGGCGTCCAGAGATCGGCGAAACGTTCTTGAACGATGGTTCGGGATGAGGCGTAAAACTCCGCGGCAGACCTTCTGAACATGCTCGTATCTATGGGCAAATCAAGGGTTTAGGCCACTTTAAACCTGAACAGCTCGGTGCAGTGCACTGTTCAGGTGCACCGGATTGGTGCACTCGCGCGGGTGTCCACTACTCATCTGTTTACGCCGGAATTCCCTGGCAACACTCGTTTTCGTCGAGCGGCGCGATCGGGGAACACCCCTTGCCTTAGTCCGGGCGACTCCCCACGCACCCGTTTGGAGGTCGCCCCACCCGCCGGCTCGTCCGGACCGGCGCCGTCCGCGGGGCGTGGGGGAAGTCGGCAGGACCCAGTTCAACCCCACCCTCTCGGAGGACCATGCATCACAGACCCACACCCGTGCCCCGCGCAGCCGCGTGGGCCCGGGCGGGCGGCCTCGCCGCACTGGCGTCGGCGCTGGCCGCGGGCGGTCTCGGCGCGCAGACGTGCGCGCGGACGATCCGGGCGGAGGTCGTGGCGATCGACCAGGCGATCTGGTACAACCGCCTGGGCGCGCACGACCCCACCGCCATGATCTACGCCCTTAAGCGCGACGTGGTGCCCGCCAGCGGCACCGTGCTCTCCGCCGGCAACGCCAAGCTGCGCCCGGGCAAGCGGCCCCGTCCGCTGACGCTCCGGGCCAACGAGGGCGACTGCCTGCAGATCGTCTTCACCAACCTCCTCTCCAGCACGGCCCTCAGCAACCAGCCGGGGACGCGCGCCGCCAGCGTGCACGTGATGGGGATGCAGAACGTCACCGGCATCGCCGACGACGGCAGCAACGTGGGCGCCAACGCCAGCAGCCTGGTGGAGCCGGGCGCCACGCGCACCTACACGCTGTACGCCGAGAAGGAAGGCACCTACCTGATGTACAGCGCCGCCCAGACCACGGGCGGCGACGGCGACGGCGGCACCCTCTTCAAGGGCCTCTTCGGGGCCCTGAACGTGGAGCCCAGGGGCGCCGAGTGGTACCGCAGCCAGGTGACCGCCGAGGACATGGCGCTCGCCACGCGGAAGGACGGCGCCGGCAACCCGGTGCGCACCGCGCAGGGGCACCCGGTGATCAACTACGACGCCGTCTACCCCACGGGGCACGCGCTCGCCGGCCGGCCGATCCTGAAGATGCTCGTCAACAACGAGATCGTGCACGGCGACCTGACCGCGGTGATCACCGGCCCCAACAAGGGGAACTTCCCCCCGGGGACCTTCCCCCCCGTGGTGGTGGAGCGCGACCGGCACCGGCCGTTCCGCGAGTACACCATCGTCTTCCACGACGAGGTGGGGCTCGTGCAGGCGTTCAACAACGTCTTCGAGGACCCCAAGTTCGACCACACCCTGCACTCCGGGCGCGACGCCTTCTCCATCAACTACGGCACCGGCGGCATCGGCGCCGAGGTGCTGGCCAACCGCTTCGGCGTGGGGCCGATGAAGGACTGCACCGAGTGCAAGTACGAGGAGTTCTTCCTCACCAGCTGGGCGGTCGGCGACCCGGCGATGGTCGTCGACGTGCCGGCCGACGCCGACGCCAACGGCGACGGGATCCCCGACCGGGGCGCCAAGGCCACCAAGGCGCTCTTCCCCGACGACCCGTCGAACGTGTACCACAGCTACATGAACGACCACGTGAAGTTCAGGAACCTTCACGCGGGGCCCAAGGAGCACCACATCTTCCACCTGCACGCCCACCAGTGGCTGCACTCGCCGAACTCCGACAACTCGACGTACCTGGACTCCCAGGCGATCGGGCCGGGCGGCGGCTACACCTACGAGATCACCTACGACGGCGGGAGCAACCGGAACAAGACGCCGGCCGACGCCATCTTCCACTGCCACTTCTACCCGCACTTCGCCATGGGCATGTGGGGGATGTGGCGCAACCACGACGTCTTCGAGGCGGGCACCCAGCTGGGCACCGACGGCCGCCCCGTGGCGGGCGCGCGCGCGCTGCCGGACGGCGAGATCGCGGCCGGCACGCCGATCCCGGCGCTGGTGCCGCTGCCGACCTACGCGCTGGCCCCGATGCCGACGGCGACCATGCCGGGCTACCCGTTCTACATCCCGGGCATCGCCGGGCACCGGCCGCCCAAGCCGCCGCTCGACACGCGCGTGGACGGCGGGCTCAACCGCCACGTGGTGCGCAGCGGCACGGCCCACGCCCCGCCGCTCAACCGGCTGGACTTCAGCAAGGAGAACGTGACCATGGTCGCGGACTCGCTGCCGGAGAACGGCACCCCGCGCGAGCAGGCGGCCATGGCGTTCCACGCCCGCCGCTCGCAGCCCACCTTCCGCTTCGACCCGAACACGGGCGCGGTGGTGGCCGACACCTTCCTCACCAACGGCCGCCCCCCCGTGGCGGGCGCGCCGTTCGCCGACCCCTGCATCGACGACTTCGGGCGGCCCACGGGGACGCCGCGCCTGTACAAGGCGGCCGGCTTCCAGGTCGACGCCAAGTACAACAAGGCGGGGTGGCACTTCCCGCAGCACCGCATGTTCTCGCTCTGGCAGGACGTCGACTCGGTGATCCGCGGCGTGCGCCCGCCCGAGCCGATGTTCATCCGGGCCAACACCGGTGACTGCATCGAGTACCGGCTGGTGAACCTGATCCCCAAGGACTACGAGCTGGACGACTTCCAGGTGAAGACGCCCACCGACGTCATCGGGCAGCACATCCACCTGGTGAAGTTCGACGTGACCAGCTCCGACGGCGCGGCGAACGGCTTCAACTACGAGGACGGCTCCATGTCGCCGGGCGAGGTGGTGGAGCGCATCCACGCCATCCGCCGCCAGAACGGCTGCAGCGGGCTGGACTCGGGCGACCCGCGCGACGGCAGCTTCGCCTGCCCCGTGGCCGAGGCGCACCCCTTCTTCGGGGCGGGCCCCAACGGCACCTGGATCGGCGCGCAGGAGACGGTGCAGCGCTGGTACGTCGACAACGTGCTGAACCAGCAGGGGAAGGACCGCACGCTGCGCACGGTGTTCACGCACGACCACTTCGGACCCTCCACCCACCAGCAGACCGGCCTGTACGCCGGCCTGGTGACCGAGCCCGCGGGCTCGCGCTGGCGCGACCCGGAGACGGGCACCTTCTTCGGCAGCCGCGACGACGGCGGGCCCACCAGCTGGCGGGCCGACATCCTCACGGCCGCCGCCGACTCGAGCTACCGCGAGTTCAACCTGCAGATCGCCGACTTCACCCTGGCCTACCGGGCGGGGTCGAACAACGCCCTGCGCCCCTTCACCGACCCGGCCACCGGCCACACGGTGCTGGGGATCGCCGACCCGGCCAACGCCGTCAACCCGGCCGGCAAGTTCGAGGACGCGCTCCCGAACCTGCTGATGCCGCCCGTCCGCAAGGGGCACTGCCCCAGCGAGAACGAGAGCGTGGCCGCCACCCTCACCCCGCCGTGCCCGGAGCTGCTCTCCGCGGACGACCCCGGCACCATGGCGGTGAACTACCGCAACGAGCCGCTGGCGCTCAGGGTGCGCAACCCGAGCTCCAACACGCAGGCCACGGGCGACGCGGGCGACCTCTCGCTCGGCTTCTCGTCGGTGGTCACGCGCGACGACCCGGCGTTCAACGTGCAGCCCGGCTTCTACCGTCCGCTCACCAACGGCGTGGCGGGGGGCGACCCCTTCACCCCGCTGCTGCGGGCGTACGAGGACGACCGGGTGCAGGTGCGCGTGCTGGTGGGCGCGCACGAGGAAGGGCACAACTTCAGCGTGAGCGGCGTCGAGTGGCTGTTCGAGCCCTCCGACAGCGCGTCGGGGTACCGCAACAGCCAGATGATGGGGATCAGCGAGCACTACGAGTTCGTGCTCCCGCCGCTTCCCAGCAACACCAACGGCAACGCGGCCGACTACCTGTACCAGGGCGGCTCGGCCACCGACGACCTGTGGAACGGCATGTGGGGGATCCTGCGCGCCTACCGCAGCACGCAGAACGACCTGCTGGCGCTGCCGAACAACACCGACGGCTCCACCGCGCTCACCCAGTCGACGACCACGTACGACGGCACGCTCGCCAGCGAGTCGAGCACCACCTCGTCGACCGCGGTGATGGAGGAGCCGTGCTGCACCACCGGCGAGCCGGTCTACACCACCACCGACACCGGTGACAGCGCCGACGACCCGATCGTGGGCGGCGACGGCACCGGGAGCGGCACCACCACCGTCGAGGAGCCGACCTACACCGACACCTGCACCTCCGACGGCACCACGACGACGGCCGACGGGACGACGTCGACGGACGCGTACGCGATCTCGGACCCGTGCCTCCAGGCGCAGTCGGCGGCGGGGCAGGGCCCCGGCTTCGGCGGGGGCAACGGGTTCAAGGGGGTCTGCCCCACGGGCTCGCCGCTGCGGCAGTTCGACGTGAGCGCGGTGGCGGCCAGCGTGGCGCTGCCGAACGGGCGGCTGGTCTACAACAGCCGCACCACCAACGGCGGGCCGCTCAACGACCCGTCGGCGATCATGTACGTGTACACGGTCGACCTGAACACGAACGGGACGCTGAAGTCCACGGCGCCGGTGGAACCGCTGGTCCTCAGGGCCAACGCCGGCGACTGCATCGAGGTGGTGCTGCGCAACAAGCTGCCCGCCACGCTGCAGGACCCGGACGGGTTCAACACCCTGCCGATGATCGTGGACCAGTTCAACGCCAACCACGTCGACCCGTCGCGGCGCGTGGGGCTGCACCCGCAGTTGGTGGCCATGGACGTCACCAGGAGCGACGGCAGCCGGGTGGGCTTCAACCCGCAGACGGTGGTGGACCCGGGCAAGCGCATCACCTACCAGTGGTTCGCGGGCGAGGTGTCGCTGCAGGGCGGCGTCATCACCAGCAAGCCGGTGGAGTACGGGGCGATCAACCTGATCCCCTCGGACCGCATCAAGCACCCCAACAAGGGCGCCATCGCGGCGCTGGTGGTGGAGCCGCAGGGCGCCACCTGGACCACCGACGCCGGCACCCGCGCCTCGGCCACCGTCACCAAGGCCGACGGCGTGACCTTCCGCGAGTTCGTGGCGCTGTTCCAGAACGACGTGAACCTGCGCTTCGGCAGCGCGTTCGCGGGCTTCGCGGCCGGCGGGCCGGTGCCGAACCTGGCCGACGCCGAGGACGCGGAAGACTCGGGGCAGAAGGGCTTCAACTACCGGACGGAGCCCCTGTGGTTCCGGATGGGCTTCGCCCCGAACACGCCGCTGGAGACCACGCGCGGCTTCAACTTCCGCAACGCGCTCAGCAACGTGCAGGTGGGCGGCAACCCCCAGACGCCGGTGTTCACGGCGACCGCGGGGCAGTCGGTGCGCTTCCGGGTGCTGCACCCCGGCGGCCACGCCCGCAACCACGTGTTCCAGCTGCACGGGCACGCGTGGGAGGAAGAGCCGTACCTGCGCGGCTCGACGGTGCTGGGCCACAACCCGCTCTCGGAGATCAAGGGGTCGCAGATCGGCCACGGCCCCACCAACCACTTCGACGCGCTGCTGAAGGGCGGCGCGGGCGGCCGGTTCCGGATCACGGGCGACTACCTGTTCCGTGACCAGAGCTCGTTCCACTTCGACGGCGGCATGTGGGGGCTGCTGCGGGTGACGGCCGGCACGGGCAACAACGGCGCCGACGCCGACAACACCGGCGGCACGACGTCGAGCACCAACACCACTCCCCTGACCTGCACGACCGACAAGAAGGGCAACACGGTCTGCAGCTGATCCACTAGTCGGTTCGGTCCGGAAGGCCGGCCCGCGGGGAAACCCGCGGGCCGGTTCTTTTTGCGGGGATCGTCCGGGATCGGAGAACCGCAACCGCATGTCTCACGCAGAGTCAGCAGAGTCAGCAGAGGAAAACCGTGCCGAGCGATGAAGTTCTCTGCTACCTCCGAGGCCGGCACGCCCACGCGCATCCGGGTGCTGCAGCCGGGCGGGCACTCGCGCAACGGGGTGTTCAACCTGCACGGCCACACCTGGCAGGAGCTGCCGTACGTGGGCGCCTCGACGCGCCTGGGGAACAACCCGCTCTCGGAGTGGAAGGGCGCCCAGTTCGGGCACGGGCCCAGCAACCACTTCGACGTGCTGCTCAGGAACGGGGCCGGCGGCAAGTTCCGCATCCCGGGCGACTACCTCTTCCGGGACATGACCTCGTTCCACTTCGACGGCGGCCTGTGGGGGCTGCTGCGGGTGAAGGCGCCCGCCACCACCACGACCACGACGACCACCACGACGTCGGGCACGACGTCGGGCACGGCCACCCCCACCTCGTCGATGCCCACGGCGATGCAGTGATCCGGACGGCGCAGCACCCTGCGTCGAGCAGAAAGGCCGGCCCGCGGGAGCGATCCCGCGGGCCGGTTCGCTTGCGCGCGAGGGAACGGCGGGGGCTCCGTCGTACTCCGACCTGCTCCGGCGCGGCGGCGGGGGCCCGCACCCGCCGCCGTAGAGCGGCAACCCTCTCCCAACTTCGGGAGAGGGTGGACTTTACGCCTGCGGTGCGGGGGATTTCACGCTGAAGCCTCGTAGGGGCGAGGCACGCCTCGCCCGGCAGATGTTGGCTCGTGCACGGCAGGCGGCCTCTTGCGCTGATGCCGCCGATGTACGGACTCGCATGCTCGCCCCTACGCAAACCGGGCATCGCGCGCGAGGAACCCGCGTGAGGGATGCGCGCCCGACAGGGCCGGGACGCCGCCGCGACAGGGGTATCGTGGCGGCGGTGGCCCGGCGCCGTTGGGCACGGTCGTATCGTGCCCTACGGCGCGCGCAGCCCGGCCCGGAGCGCAGCGGAGGGACACGCCCCAACGAGCCGTTGAGGTTGCAGTTCAGGTGGTTCAAAAAAGACTCCGCCCGGCGGCAGGCAGCCGTCGGGCGGAGGTGAAGCGGCGTCGAGACGAGGGAGTTCCTACAGCCCGAGCGCGCGGGGGATGTTGATGCGGCCCTTGCCGTAGAAGGGGTCGGTGCCGGGCTCGCCCAGGTCGTCGACGCTGCCCAGGATCACGTCGCGGACGAGGCCCGGGTCGCGGCCGTGCCTCGCCACCAGCAGCGCCACGAGCCCCGCCACGTGCGGCGCCGCCTGGCTGGTGCCCTGGTACCCCGCGAGGAAGACCGCCGTCGGGCGCGAGCTGCAGTTGTGCGGCAGCAGCGCCCCCGTGGCGGGGTTGTACACCAGCTTGGTGCGCGAGCAGAGCGAGTACACGAACGACCGCGTGGTCACGGCCACGGTGGAGTCGCCGCTCGGCACCCGGACGGTTTTCGCGTTGCCGCCCGGCGCGGCCACGTCGATCACCGAGCGCCCGAAGTTGCTGAACGAGGCCGGCGCGTCGGGCTCGGGGAACGGACCCGCGCCGCCGCCGTCGGCGGTGGGGCCGGTGGCCGAGACGCAGAGCACGTTGGGGAGGCCGCAGTAGTTGGCCTGGAAGCTCCCGTCGTGGTCCAGGTCCGACTGCGTGTTGCCGGACGCCACCACCACGGTGACGCCCTTGCGGTGGGCGTAGTTCAGCACGCGGTTGTACAGCGCCCGGCACCCGTGGCACTCGCTCTTCAGGAAGCCGCCGCCCAGGCTCAGGTTGATCACGTCGGCGCCCTGCTGCACGGCGTACAGGATCCCCTGCAGGGTGGTGGCGTCGCTGCACGCGCCGGCGAACACGCTGCACACGCGCACCGCCAGCAGGGTGGTGCGCGAGGTGACGCCGGCCAGCACCACGCCGTTGCTGGCCACCTGGCTGGCCACGTTGGTGCCGTGCCCCTCCAGGTCCGACACCAGCGGCCGGGTGGGGAAGCGCACGCGCATCACCGAGTCGTCCCGGGCCACGAACGAGCGCGAGCGGGCCAGGTCCACGCGCCCCGCCAGGTCGGGCCCCGAGGGGTCGATGCCGGTGTCGAGGATGGCCACCGTCACCTGCGCCGAGCCCAGCTGCCCGGCGCGCCACGCGGCCTCGGCGCCGACCGCGCGCATGTTCCACTGCCAGGAGTACAGCAGCGAGGTGTGCGGCGCCGCGGCGCTCGTGATCGCCGCGTCGGAGGCGAGCTCGGCCTCGACCTCGGGCTCGCTCTCCTCGCGCCCGCGCGACTCCAGCGTGAAGGTGCGGTCGGCGCCCACCGACTGCACGCCGTCGGAGGCGGCCAGCCCGGCGGCGGCGGCCTGGTCGAGCCCGGCCACCACGGCGCCGCCGATCGGCTCCAGCAGCGCCTCCACGCGCCCGCCGAGCGCCGCCACGCGCTCCTCGAAGCCCTTCGGCGAGCCCTGCGCGGCGTGGAACACCACCACGTAGCGTCCCTCGCCGGCGTCTTCCGCGGTGATGGAGGCCCGCGTGCCGGCGAGGGGGTCCAGCGGCGCGCCCTGGTCGGCGCACCCGGCGAGGCCGGCGCCGAGCGCGAGCACGAGCGCCCTGATCTTGGTCATGGGTCGGGTCCCTGGAGTGGGGGAAAACGCCCCGGCGGGGTGGCGCCGGGGCAGGACTGCATCCCTGAGTACGAAAGTACGGAGGTCCGAGAGTACGAAACCGACAGGAATGCGCCAGGAGACGCACGTATTCCGAACCCTACATCATACTGGGGACGGTGTCCTCCGTCAACCCCCGGATAATGATTCTAAGTCTATGGTAGATATTCACATACAGCGGTTTTCAACAATGACTCCGAGGGTGCGCAGCAGGAGGTTCGTCGTGTGCGCCTGGAGCAGCTTCCCGCGCCTAATACGCCTGCGGTGGGGGACGGTGCTTCGCGGAGGACGCGTGGCGGCGGCGCTTCCGGTCCCGCGCGCGGCGGCAGCCATCGGGTGCCGGCGGAGTAGAGTCCTCGGTCGCGCCCCGCCGATCGTACCGGGGCGGCTTCCGTGCGGCGCTCCCTCGGAATGACATACCACGAGGACTGGCTGACAGCGCCTGGCCGCCAGACCCTTGCACTCACGCACTCACGCACTTCCGTACTTTCGCCACTCCCGTACTTTCGCACTTCGCACTCCCGTACTTTCGCACTTCGCACTCCCGTACTCCCGATGTCCCCATCCGGCCCGGTTGAATGCCGCGGGCCTCTGCGGTAACTTTTCGGGATGCCTGAGAAAGAGAGCCTGATCGTCCGCGGCGCGCGGGAGCACAACCTCAAGGACATTGACGTCGAGATCCCCCGCGACCGCCTGACCGTCATCACGGGGCTGAGCGGGAGCGGGAAATCGTCGCTGGCTTTCGACACCATCTACGCCGAGGGGCAGCGGCGCTATGTGGAGAGCCTCTCCGCGTACGCCCGCCAGTTCCTGGGGATGATGGAGAAGCCCGACGTCGACTCGATCGAGGGGCTCTCGCCCGCCATCTCCATCGAGCAGAAGACCGCCGGCCGCAACCCGCGCTCCACCGTGGGGACCGTGACCGAGGTCTACGACTACCTGCGCCTGCTCTGGGCCCGCGTGGGCACTCCCCACTGCCCCAGCTGCGGGCGGCCGGTGGAGCGGCAGAGCGCCAGCCAGATCGTGGAGCGGGTGATGGCGCTCCCGCCGGGGACGTGGGTGGAGGTCCTCGCGCCCGTGGTCCGCGGCCGCAAGGGCGAGTTCCGCGACCTGTTCGAGGAGCTGCGCCGCAAGGGGTTCAGCCACGCCCGCACCGACGGCGGCGTGCACCGGCTGGAGGAGCCGCCCGCGCTCAACCGCCGCGCCAACCACGACATCTCCATCTTCGCCGAGCGGCGGGTGGACGTCTCCGAGGAGAACCGCTCGCGCATCGCCGACGGCGTGGAGACGGCGCTCAGGACCGCCGAGGGCGTGGTGGAGGTGATCGCCCACGCCCCCGAGGGCGAGCCCGAGCGGCACCTCTTCTCCGAGGCGTACGCCTGCCCCACCTGCGGCATCAGCATCCCCGAGCTGGAGCCGCGCCAGTTCTCGTTCAACTCGCCGTACGGCGCCTGCCCGGCGTGCGGCGGCCTCGGCACCCGCAAGGAGCCCAACCCCGAGCTGGTGCTGGCCGACGCGTCGCTCTCCATCCTGGAAGGCGTGGTGCTGCCCTGGGGGGTGCCGCGCGGGCACCTGCGGGGGACGATCCTGGAGGGGCTGGCCGCGGCGCTCGGCTTCGACCTGAACGCCCCCTGGCGCGAGCTCCCCGAGAACGTGCGGCAGATCCTCCTGCACGGCGTGCCGGCGGGGGACGGGAAGCGGGGCGGGGGGCCGAAGGTGAAGTGGGGCGGCATCCTCAAGGACGTCTCGCAGCGCTACCGCGAGACCACCAGCGAGGCGATGCGGGAGACGCTGGAGGAGTACATGTCCACCCTCCCCTGCAACGCCTGCGGGGGGGCGCGGCTCAAGCCCGAGAGCCTGGCGGTGACTGTCGCCGGGCGCTCGGTGGGCGACGTGGTGGCGCTGCCGGTGAGCGAGGCGCTGGCGTTCTTCGACGCCGTGGACGCGCTCCCGCACCTGCCGCGCGAGATCGCCGGGCCGATCCTCAAGGAGGTGCGCGAGCGGCTCTCCTTCCTGGTGAACGTGGGGCTCGAGTACCTGACCCTCGGCCGCTCGGCCGAGACGCTCTCGGGGGGCGAGGCGCAGCGCATCCGCCTGGCCACGCAGATCGGCTCGCGGCTGGTGGGCGTGCTCTACATCCTGGACGAGCCGTCGATCGGGCTGCACCAGCGCGACAACCAGCGGCTGCTGGACACCCTCTGCCAACTGCGCGACCTGGGGAACACGGTGCTGGTGGTGGAGCACGACGAGGACACCATCCGCGCGGCCGACCACGTGGTGGACCTGGGCCCGCGCGCCGGCCGCCACGGCGGCGAGGTGATCGCGGCGGGGACGGTGGACGACATCGTGGCCTCGCCCGGCTCCCTCACCGGGGCCTACCTGCGCGGCGAGAAGCGGATCGAGATCCCGGCGCAGCGGCGCGCGCCGCGCGACGGGCACGCGCTGGTGGTCGAGGGCGCGCGCGAGCACAACCTGCGCGGGCTGGACGTGGAGATCCCGCTGGGGTGCTTCGTGGCGGTGACGGGGGTGTCGGGGTCGGGGAAGAGCACGCTGGTGAACGACATCCTCTGGAACGCGCTGGCGCGGAAGTTCTACCGGGCCAAGACGATCCCGGGGGCGCACGCCGGCATCCGGGGGCTGGAGCTGCTGGACAAGGTGGTCGACATCGACCAGAGCCCGATCGGGCGCACGCCGCGCTCCAACCCGGCCACCTACACGGGGATGTTCACCATCGTCCGCGAGCTGTTCGCGGAGCTCCCCGAGAGCAG
This genomic interval carries:
- a CDS encoding multicopper oxidase domain-containing protein, with product MPRAAAWARAGGLAALASALAAGGLGAQTCARTIRAEVVAIDQAIWYNRLGAHDPTAMIYALKRDVVPASGTVLSAGNAKLRPGKRPRPLTLRANEGDCLQIVFTNLLSSTALSNQPGTRAASVHVMGMQNVTGIADDGSNVGANASSLVEPGATRTYTLYAEKEGTYLMYSAAQTTGGDGDGGTLFKGLFGALNVEPRGAEWYRSQVTAEDMALATRKDGAGNPVRTAQGHPVINYDAVYPTGHALAGRPILKMLVNNEIVHGDLTAVITGPNKGNFPPGTFPPVVVERDRHRPFREYTIVFHDEVGLVQAFNNVFEDPKFDHTLHSGRDAFSINYGTGGIGAEVLANRFGVGPMKDCTECKYEEFFLTSWAVGDPAMVVDVPADADANGDGIPDRGAKATKALFPDDPSNVYHSYMNDHVKFRNLHAGPKEHHIFHLHAHQWLHSPNSDNSTYLDSQAIGPGGGYTYEITYDGGSNRNKTPADAIFHCHFYPHFAMGMWGMWRNHDVFEAGTQLGTDGRPVAGARALPDGEIAAGTPIPALVPLPTYALAPMPTATMPGYPFYIPGIAGHRPPKPPLDTRVDGGLNRHVVRSGTAHAPPLNRLDFSKENVTMVADSLPENGTPREQAAMAFHARRSQPTFRFDPNTGAVVADTFLTNGRPPVAGAPFADPCIDDFGRPTGTPRLYKAAGFQVDAKYNKAGWHFPQHRMFSLWQDVDSVIRGVRPPEPMFIRANTGDCIEYRLVNLIPKDYELDDFQVKTPTDVIGQHIHLVKFDVTSSDGAANGFNYEDGSMSPGEVVERIHAIRRQNGCSGLDSGDPRDGSFACPVAEAHPFFGAGPNGTWIGAQETVQRWYVDNVLNQQGKDRTLRTVFTHDHFGPSTHQQTGLYAGLVTEPAGSRWRDPETGTFFGSRDDGGPTSWRADILTAAADSSYREFNLQIADFTLAYRAGSNNALRPFTDPATGHTVLGIADPANAVNPAGKFEDALPNLLMPPVRKGHCPSENESVAATLTPPCPELLSADDPGTMAVNYRNEPLALRVRNPSSNTQATGDAGDLSLGFSSVVTRDDPAFNVQPGFYRPLTNGVAGGDPFTPLLRAYEDDRVQVRVLVGAHEEGHNFSVSGVEWLFEPSDSASGYRNSQMMGISEHYEFVLPPLPSNTNGNAADYLYQGGSATDDLWNGMWGILRAYRSTQNDLLALPNNTDGSTALTQSTTTYDGTLASESSTTSSTAVMEEPCCTTGEPVYTTTDTGDSADDPIVGGDGTGSGTTTVEEPTYTDTCTSDGTTTTADGTTSTDAYAISDPCLQAQSAAGQGPGFGGGNGFKGVCPTGSPLRQFDVSAVAASVALPNGRLVYNSRTTNGGPLNDPSAIMYVYTVDLNTNGTLKSTAPVEPLVLRANAGDCIEVVLRNKLPATLQDPDGFNTLPMIVDQFNANHVDPSRRVGLHPQLVAMDVTRSDGSRVGFNPQTVVDPGKRITYQWFAGEVSLQGGVITSKPVEYGAINLIPSDRIKHPNKGAIAALVVEPQGATWTTDAGTRASATVTKADGVTFREFVALFQNDVNLRFGSAFAGFAAGGPVPNLADAEDAEDSGQKGFNYRTEPLWFRMGFAPNTPLETTRGFNFRNALSNVQVGGNPQTPVFTATAGQSVRFRVLHPGGHARNHVFQLHGHAWEEEPYLRGSTVLGHNPLSEIKGSQIGHGPTNHFDALLKGGAGGRFRITGDYLFRDQSSFHFDGGMWGLLRVTAGTGNNGADADNTGGTTSSTNTTPLTCTTDKKGNTVCS
- a CDS encoding S8 family serine peptidase: MTKIRALVLALGAGLAGCADQGAPLDPLAGTRASITAEDAGEGRYVVVFHAAQGSPKGFEERVAALGGRVEALLEPIGGAVVAGLDQAAAAGLAASDGVQSVGADRTFTLESRGREESEPEVEAELASDAAITSAAAPHTSLLYSWQWNMRAVGAEAAWRAGQLGSAQVTVAILDTGIDPSGPDLAGRVDLARSRSFVARDDSVMRVRFPTRPLVSDLEGHGTNVASQVASNGVVLAGVTSRTTLLAVRVCSVFAGACSDATTLQGILYAVQQGADVINLSLGGGFLKSECHGCRALYNRVLNYAHRKGVTVVVASGNTQSDLDHDGSFQANYCGLPNVLCVSATGPTADGGGAGPFPEPDAPASFSNFGRSVIDVAAPGGNAKTVRVPSGDSTVAVTTRSFVYSLCSRTKLVYNPATGALLPHNCSSRPTAVFLAGYQGTSQAAPHVAGLVALLVARHGRDPGLVRDVILGSVDDLGEPGTDPFYGKGRINIPRALGL